The DNA region GAAGATGCGGCATTTGGTATTGGCTCCATTGAAGAGTTTTTAACACTGGTATACACCTTCCTCGTTAAAAATAAAGTGATTGATTTAGGTGAACTTATTCGTATTTGTTGTGTGAATCCTGCTCAAGTGTTAGGCTTAGAGCGTAAAGGGTTGATTCAAGAGGGGTTTGATGCAGATTTAGTGCTGTTTGATCCTAAAGAGAGCTATGAAGTAACCAATAAACACTCACTCTATTTTGGTGATACGCTCTATGGAAAAGTGAAAAAAGTAATTGTTGATGGAACGTTACTGTTAAATCAATAAATTCTATGTTATGACTCAATCAGTAAAATACCTTTGAAAGATAGAGTCCACACGCTGGTATCAATGTTGTGGACACTTTCATTTTCCGTTCGCGTTGGGCTATCAAATCATCTAGCGAGAGTTCGTTATGACATACTTTGAGTAAACTACCACACATCATTCGTACTTGCGAACGTAAAAAAGCATCTCCTAAAAAATAGATAATAATCAAATTTTTATACCGATAAGCGCCTGCTTTAAAGATGGTGCGTTCATCTTTAGTTGTCCCACCACCAAGCTTTTTAAAGTATTCAAAGTTATGAAATCCTACAAAAACTTGTGCATATTCATTTAATTTCATCACATTCAGTGCTTTTACATGTAAAGCATAATTGGCCAAAAATGGCTGATATGCACCATCGTAAAGTATGTAACGGTACAATCTTTTCTTCGCATTAAAGCGGGCATGAAAGGAAGCATCAACGGGGATGATACTTTGAATAAAAATATATGGCGCTAAAAAACCATTTAAATGCGAT from Sulfurospirillum diekertiae includes:
- the truA gene encoding tRNA pseudouridine(38-40) synthase TruA; the protein is MRVKITLSYDGSAFVGFQIQKNETKTCQSVAGVITRALRRVNIDATVVGSGRTDTGVHATHQVLHIDLPVFWNDLEKLQSHLNGFLAPYIFIQSIIPVDASFHARFNAKKRLYRYILYDGAYQPFLANYALHVKALNVMKLNEYAQVFVGFHNFEYFKKLGGGTTKDERTIFKAGAYRYKNLIIIYFLGDAFLRSQVRMMCGSLLKVCHNELSLDDLIAQRERKMKVSTTLIPACGLYLSKVFY